GCCAAGCTGCACCAGGCCGAATTGCGATTCCGGCACCTGGAAATCCACGTACATGCGCGCCACATCGTCCAGCGTGGCGATCACGGTGCTGGAGGTGATCAACGAGCCCGGGCTGATCTGGCGGATGCCCAGCACGCCGGAAAATGGCGCGCGCACCTCGCGGTCGATGATTTCCGCACGCATCTGCTGCACGCGCGCCTGCGCGGCATCGCGCAACGCGCGCTGGGTATCGACCGTGGACTTGGCCACCAGCTGCTGGCCCACCAGGCTCAACTGGCGCCGGTACAGCTGGTCGGTTTCCTCGAAGGTGGCCTGTGCGGCGGTCAGCGCGGCCTGCTGCGAATTGCCGCGCAGGCGCAGCAGCAGCTGCCCGGCCTTGACCTCATCGCCACTGTCGAAATAGACCTGCTCGACCACATCGCTGACCGCAGCGGTCAGCGCCACCGACTCGCGCGCACGCACGGTGGCGATGGACTGCACGGTGGAGTTCCAGGGTTGCACCGCCACCGGCTGCACCACCACCGGGATGGGCTTGGCCACCGCCGGCGCACTCGCCTGGCGGGAACAACCGGACAGCCATACGGCCAACAGAAGCGCAACGCAGACGCGCGCGCTGGGCAGAACAAGCATCAGAACATCCTGGCGGGGTACGGCGAAAGTTTACCGGCCTCGCCGGCATGAATTGCCGGAAAGGGCGCGCTTTGCACCATGACCAACGACCCTTGCCGCCGGCGTCACGATGCGCTGTCGAGCGTGACGCAGAACGCACCGACTGCAGCGCCAAGCGGGCCCAAGCGGGCATCACGAACCAGGCGCACCGGGGTGCCCATGGATCGCGTGCCGCCCGTCCTGCCTGCCACCTGCCCGCTGTGCCGCCTGCGTCGCGCTCAGCGCTCCAGCCCGAGATACCCCAGCACCTGGCGCGCCAGCGCCTCTACATTCTCACCGTCGGCGTGAAGATGGACTTCCGGCGTTTCCGGCGGCTCGTACGGCGAGTCGATGCCGGTGAAGTTGGGAATCTGCCCGGCGCGGGCCTTGCGGTACAGCCCCTTCACATCGCGCGCCTCGGCCACCGCCAGCGGCACATCGACGAACACCTCGACGAACTCGCCCGCCTCGAAGCGTTCGCGCGCCAGTTGGCGCTCGGCACGGAACGGCGAGATGAAGCTGACCAGCACGATCAGCCCGGCGTCGGCCATCAGCCGCGCCACCTCGGCCACGCGGCGGATGTTTTCCACGCGATCTTCGTCGGTGAAGCCCAGATCGCGGTTGAGCCCGTGGCGCACGTTGTCGCCGTCCAGGATGAAGGTGTGATAGCCCAGCGCGTGCAGGCGTTTGTCGACCAGATTGGCCACGGTGGACTTGCCGGCACCGGACAGGCCGGTGAACCACAGCACGCGCGGCGCCTGGCCCTTGATGCGCGCCCGTGCACTGCGGTCCACATCCAGATGCTGCCAGTGCACGTTGCCGGCACGGCGCAGCGCGAATTCCAGCGTGCCGGCGGCCACGGTGGCATGGGTCTGCCGGTCGATCAGGATGAAGCCGCCCAGCACGCGGTTGCGCGCATACGGCGCGAACGCAACGGGCTCGTCCAGCGACAGATTGCAGTAGCCCACCTCGTTGAGCTCCAGCCGCTTGGCGGCCAGGCGCTCCTGGGTATTCACATCGACCTTGTGCTTGACCTCGCTGATGCTCGCGGTGACCGTGCGCGCGCCGATCTTCAGCCAGTACGGGCGCCCCGGCAGCAGCGCGGCATCGTCCATCCACAGCAAATGCGCGGCGAACTGGTCGGCCACTTCGGGCGGGTCGTCGATGCCGGCGATGATGTCGCCGCGGCTGATATCGATCTCGTCGGACAAGGTCAGCGTCACCGCCTGACCGGCACGCGCCCCATCCACTGCGCCATTGGCATCGAGCACGCTGGCTACCTGCGAGCGCCGCCCGGATGGCACCACCACCACCGCATCGCCGACCCGTACCTGCCCGGCCGCGATGGTGCCGGCGTAGCCGCGAAACTGCGAATTGGGCCGGTTGACCCATTGCACCGGCAGGCGCAGGCCGCCGGCGTCCTCCGGCGACGCCAGTTGCACGCTCTCCAGATGCTGCAGCAGATGCGGCCCCTGGTACCACGGCATGCGGGTGGACGGGGCGGACAGGTTTTCGCCGGCCAGCGCCGACAACGGAATGCATTGCACATCGGCGATGCCCAGCTGCGCGGCCAGCGCGCGATAGCCCTCGGCGATGTCGGCGAACACCTGCGCGTCGTAGTCCACCAGATCCATCTTGTTGACCGCCAGCACCACGTGGCCGATGCCCAGCAGCGACACGATGTAGCTGTGCCGGCGGGTCTGGGTCAGCAGCCCCTTGCGTGCATCCACCAGCACCACCGCCACATCGGCGGTGGACGCACCGGTGGCCATGTTGCGGGTGTACTGCTCGTGGCCGGGGCAATCGGCGACGATGAACTTGCGCCGGTCGGTATCGAAATAGCGGTAGGCCACATCGATGGTGATGCCCTGCTCGCGCTCGGCCGCCAGCCCGTCCATCAGCAAGGCGTAATCGATGCCCTCGCCCTGGGTGCCATGGCGGCGGCTATCGCTTTCCAGCGCCGCCAACTGATCGTCGAACAAGCGCTTGCTGTCGTACAGCAACCGCCCGATCAGCGTGCTCTTGCCATCGTCCACGCTGCCGCAGGTGATGAAGCGCAGCAGCGGCTTGGATTCGTGCTGTTGGAGGTAGGCAGCGATGCTGCCGCTTTGTCGGGACCCGGGACCCGGGACCCGGGACCCGGAAAAATCAACAGCCAAAGCGATACCGCTGTCAGCATCGCGCTTTTCCCCGGTCCCCGGTCCCCGGTCCCCGGTCCCGGCCTGCTCCCACGCCTCACTGCCCATCAGAAATACCCCTCCAGCTTCTTCTGTTCCATCGAGGCGCCCGGTGCGTGGTCGATCATGCGGCCCTGGCGCTCGGAGCTGGTGCTGACCAGCATTTCGGCGATCACCGCTTCCAGCGTGTCGGCGGTGGAATCGATCGCGCCGGTGAGCGGGTAGCAGCCCAGCGTGCGGAAGCGGACCGAGCGCAGCTGCGGGGTTTCGCCAGGGTGCAGCGGCAGGCGCGCGTCGTCGACCATGATCCAGGCGCCGTCGCGCTCCACCACCGGGCGCGGTGCAGCGAAATACAGCGGCACCACCGGGATGTTCTCGCGGTAGATGTACAGCCAGATATCCAGCTCGGTCCAGTTGGACAGCGGGAACACCCGCACGCTCTCGCCGGGGCTGATGCGTGCGTTGTACAGATTCCACAGCTCCGGGCGCTGGTTCTTCGGGTCCCAGCGATGGCGCGCATTGCGGAACGAGAACACCCGCTCCTTGGCGCGCGATTTCTCTTCGTCGCGGCGCGCTCCGCCGATCGCCGCATCGAAGCGGCCCTGCTCCAGCGCCTGCTTGAGCCCCTGGGTCTTCATGATGTCGGTGTGCACCGCGGCACCGTGGCTGATCGGGCCGATGTCCTGGGCGATGCCGTCGGGGTTGATGTGCACGCGCAGGTCCACGCCCGTCTCGGCCGCGCGGCGGTCGCGGAAGGCGATCATCTCGCCAAACTTCCAGCGCGTGTCCACGTGCAGCAGCGGAATCGGCGGCGGCGACGGCGCGAATGCCTTGAGCAGCAGATGCAGCAGCACCGAACTGTCCTTGCCGACCGAATACAGCATCACCGGCGCGAGGAATTCGGCGGCGACTTCGCGCAGGATGTGGATGCTTTCGGCTTCGAGCCGGTCGAGATGGGACAGCGGCAGCAGGGTCATCGGGATGTCGTCGGCATCGGTGGCAGGCCATCCGATGGTAGGGCAAGGCGCTGCAGTGTGTGCCGTGCTGATGCCGGCCCGAAATAAGCGGCCGGCATAACGCGATAACGGCTGCTCCTTTCTGGGGACTGCAACGCTTCCCTAACATCGTCGGTCTGATCCAAGCCCCCGGACCCGAATGACTGCCGCCAGCTCCGCGCTACCGCCCAGCCCCTTGCCCGACGAGCGCAAGGCGCTGCTGGAACGGTTGGTCGACGGCCTGGATGCCGCGTCGCTGTGGTGGCTGTCCGGCTACACCGCCGGGCTGGCCCAGGGCCAGCCGCCGCGCGCGTTGGCGGTGCTGCCGGGCGGGCAGCCGCAGGCACTGGCCCAAGACAGCCAGCGCCTGACCGTGCTGTACGGCAGCCAGACCGGCAACGCCCGCCGGCAGGCCGAACAACTGGCCGCCGACGCCGAGGCGGCGGGCCTGCAGGTGCGGCTGCTGCGCGCCGATGCCTACCCTACCCGCGAGCTGGCCAGCGAACGCCTGCTGTACGTGGTGATCAGCACCCAGGGCGAAGGCGACCCGCCAGACGATGCGATCGGCCTGGTGGAGTTTCTCGCCGGCCGCCGCGCGCCCAAGCTGCCCGAGCTCAAGTACGCGGTGCTGGGCCTGGGCGACTCCAGCTATGCGGACTTCTGCGGCATTGCGCGGCGCATCGATGAACGCCTGGCCGAGCTGGGGGCCAGCCGCGTGCAGCCGCGGGGCGAAGCCGACCTGGACATCGACAGCGTGGCCACCCCCTGGCGCACGCAGGCGCTCAAGCACGCACGCGAGCAGCTCAAGAGCGGCCCGCACTCGGCCACGATCACGCCACTGCGCAGCAGCCCCGCCGCGCCGGCCTGGTCGCACCAGCATCCGTTCGGCGCCGAACTGCTGGCCAACCAGGTCATCAGCGGGCGCGACTTCAAGGGCCCGGGCTTCCGCGTCTATGCGCAACCGGGCAAGCGCGTGCGGCACCTGGAATTCTCGCTGGACGGCAGCGGCCTGAGCTACGAGCCGGGCGATGCACTGGGCATCGTCCATCGCAACCCGCCGGCCCTGGTGGAACCGCTGCTGCAGGCCGTGCGCCTGGATGGCGATGCCGCCGTCACAGTTGGCGAGGACACCTTGCCCCTGCGCGACTGGCTGAGCAGCCGGCGCGAACTGACCAAGCTGTCGCGGCCATTTCTTGCCGCACATGCCGAGCGCGCCGGTGCCCACGAGCTGCAGGCGCTGCTCGCCCAGACCCAGACCGCCGGCCTGGCGGCGCTGCTCGCCGATCACCAGGTGATCGACGTGCTGCGCCGCTGGCCGGCGGACTGGGACCATGCCAGCCTGCTGGCCAGCCTGCGCCCGCTCACCCCACGGCTGTACTCGATCGCCTCCAGCCGCAAGCGCGTGGGCGAGGAGGTGCATCTGGCCGTGGACGAGCTCACCTACCAGGCCCACGGGCATGCGCACCTGGGCTCGGCCAGCGGCTTTCTCGCTGCACTGGCCGAAGGCGACACCGCACCGGTCTACATCGAGCCGAACGAACGCTTCCGCGTGCCGGCCGATACCGACCGCGACATCCTGATGATCGGCCCCGGCACCGGCGTGGCGCCGTTCCGCGGCTTCGTGCAGGAACGCGCCGAAACCGGCGCCAGCGGCCGCAACTGGCTGTTCTTCGGCGCCCAGCACTTCAACACCGATTTCCTGTACCAGGCCGAATGGCAGCAGGCCCTGCACCGCGGCGAGCTGCATGCGCTGGACCTGGCGTTCTCGCGCGACCACAGCGAAAAGGTCTATGTGCAACACCGCCTGCGCGAGCGCGGTGCCGACGTCTATGCCTGGCTGCAAGGCGGTGCGCATGTGTACGTGTGCGGCGCCATCGGCATGGGCAAGGACGTGCACGCGGCACTGCTGGACATCGTCGCCACCCATGGCGCCCTGGATGCGGAAGCCGCGGCGGCCTATCTCACCCAGCTGCAGGTGGAGGGGCGGTATGCGCGTGATGTCTACTGAGGCCGGGAATCGGGAATCGGGATTGGGGAATCGGAACAGCCTTCAACTGAAACATCTCGATAGATCACACCGCTTTTGCGACTCCCCATTCCCGACTCCCGATTCCCGATTCCCATGAGCCACTCCGTCGAAGACATCAAATCCGAAAGCCGTCGCCTGCGGGGGTCGCTGGAACAGAGCCTGGCCGATGCGGTGACCGGGGCGCTGCGCGAGGACGATCAGACGCTGATCAAGTACCACGGCAGCTACCAGCAGGACGACCGCGATATTCGCGACGAGCGGCGCCGGCAAAAGTTGGAGCCGGCGTATCAGTTCATGATCCGCACGCGCACGCCGGGCGGGGTGATTTCGCCCAGCCAGTGGCTGGCGCTGGACGGCATCGCCACGCGTTATGCCAATCATTCGCTGCGCATCACCACGCGCCAGGCGTTCCAGTTCCACGGGGTGATCAAGCGCGAACTCAAGGCCACCATGCAGGCGATCAATGCCACCTTGATCGACACGCTGGCTGCCTGCGGCGATGTCAATCGCAACGTGCAGGTCGCCGCCAACCCGCTGCTGTCGCAGGCGCATGCCACGCTGTACGCCGATGCGGCGCGCGTGTCCGAGCACCTGTTGCCCAATACCCGTGCGTACTACGAGATCTGGCTGGACGAAGAACGCGTGTCCGGCTCCGGCAGCGAAGACGAGCCGATCTACGGCGAGCGCTACCTGCCGCGCAAGTTCAAGATCGGCTTCGCCGCACCGCCGCTCAACGACGTGGACGTGTTCGCCAACGATCTTGGTTTTATCGCGATCCTGCGCGACGGCGAGCTGCTCGGTTACAACGTCAGTATCGGCGGCGGCATGGGCGCCACCCACGGCGACACCGAGACCTGGCCGCGCGTGGCCAATGTGATCGGTTTCGTCACCCGCGAGCAGTTGCTGGAGATCGCCACCGCGGTGGTCACCACCCAGCGCGACCTGGGCAACCGCGCGGTGCGCAAGCGCGCGCGTTTCAAGTACACCATCGACGACCACGGCCTGGAGACCATCGTCGCCGAGATCGAGCGCCGCGCCGGCTTCTCCCTGCAACCGGCGCAGCATTTCACGTTCGACCACAACGGTGACCGCTACGGCTGGGTGGAGGGCGAGGATGGCCTGTGGCATCTGACCTTGTCGCTGCCGGCCGGCCGCATTGCCGACACCGACACCGCTGCGCACCTGAGCGGGTTGCGTGCCATTGCACAGTTGATCGCACAGGTGCAGGTGGGCGAGTTCCGCATGACGCCCAACCAGAACCTGGTGATCGCCGGTGTGCCCGCCAGCGCGCGGGTAGACATCGACACACTGGTCGCGCAGTACGCGCTGGATGCGGGCAACCACGCTGCCACCGCACTGGCACGCGGTGCGATGGCCTGCGTGGCGCTGCCCACCTGCGGCCTGGCGATGGCTGAGGCCGAACGCTATCTGCCGGACTTCAGTGCGGCCCTGCAGCCGCTGCTGGAACGGCACGGCCTGGCCGACACGCCCATCGTGCTGCGCCTGTCCGGCTGCCCGAACGGTTGTTCCCGGCCCTACCTGGCCGAGATCGCGCTGGTGGGCAAGGCGCCCGGCCGCTACAACCTGATGCTGGGCGGCGACCGCCGCGGCCAACGCCTCAACACCTTGTATCGCGAAAACATCACCGAAGCGGAGATCCTCGCCGCGCTCGAGCCGCTACTGGCCCGCTATGCGGCCGAGCGCGACCAGGCCGGCGACGAAGGCTTCGGCGATTTCCTGCACCGCAGCGGCCTGATCGCATTGCCACCCTACCCCACGCACCGTCACCTCGACCTGGAACTGCTCGCATGACCGCGCTGCCCGCTGCATCGAATACCGCTTCGGCACTGGACGACCTGGAGACGCTCAACGCGCAGCTGGAGACCCTGCGCGCCGACGAGCGTGTGGCGTGGGCGTTGCAGCACGGGCCGCAGGAGGCTGCGCTATCGTCCAGTTTCGGTGCGCAATCTGCAGTGACGCTGCACCTGTTGTCCCGGCAGCGCCCGGACATTCCGGTGATCCTGATCGATACCGGCTACCTATTCCCGGAAACCTACCGTTTTGCCGATGCCTTGACCGACCGGCTCAAGCTCAACCTCAAGGTGTATCGCCCGCTGGTCAGCCGCGCCTGGATGGAAGCCCGCCACGGGCGCCTGTGGGAACAAGGCATGGTGGGCATCGATCAGTACAACAACCTGCGCAAGGTCGAGCCGATGCGGCGCGCACTGGACGAGCTCAACGTGGGCACCTGGTTCACCGGCCTGCGCCGCAGCCAGTCCGGCGGCCGTGCGCAGACCCCGATCCTGCAGAAGCGCGGCGACCGCTACAAGGTCAGCCCGATCGCCGACTGGACCGATCGCGATGTGTGGCAATACCTGCAGGCCCACGACCTGCCCTATCACCCACTGTGGGAGCAGGGCTATGTCTCCATCGGCGATTTCCACACCACCCGCCGCTGGGAGCCGGGCATGCGCGAGGAAGACACGCGCTTCTTCGGGCTCAAGCGCGAATGCGGCATCCACGAAGACATCTAGCCGCAGCACTGTGCTGGGATCCACAGTATCTGCATCGGCGGCGCACGCAGCGTCATGCAGCTGCATCTGCGCGCGCGCGCCGTATCCAGCAGCGATCGAACAGCCACATCAGCAACAGCGACACGCCGACCAGCGGGAAGATCAACCCGCAGACCACCAGCAGCGCCATCAGACCACGCAGCGTGCGTGGATCTGCCGGCAATGGCGGCACGCCCAACCCGCCGGCTGGTCGGCGTTTCCACCACATCACCGCCGCGCTCACGCACAGCAGCACGATGGCCAGACAGGCCAGCAGCAGGATCAGCTGATTGGCCGCGCCGTATTGCTGGCCCAGGTGCACATTGATGCCCCACTCCAGCAGCTTGGCCAGCGGCCCGTAGTCGCGATACGTCATATCCAGCAACACCGCGCCGCTGTACTGGTCGAGATGGATCACCCGCTGCCTTCGCAGATCTGCCGGATACACCGAGGCGGTGTACACGCCGGAAACACCGCGCGGTGGCAGGACGCTGTAACCCTGCAGCATGTCGAGCGCATCGAACCGCGCCAGCGCCGCATCCAGCCCCATCGCCGTATGGTCAGGCGCAGCGACACGGGCTGCGCCCGCATGCATTGCATGTTCTGAATGTTCCCAGTGTTCCGCTGCAGGAGCGCGCGTGTTCGCCCCTCTCCCGTCGGGAGAGGGATTGGGGTGAGGGTCGGTCGCACGCATCGCATCCGAACGCAGCCCATCCGCCTGCGCAGAGCGCTCCTCGCCATGATCTCCACGCGCCGCACGGGCAGGCACTACAGACTCCGGCACGCGCGCCTGCCGCAGCGACCACGCGGTGTCGCCGCTGTCGGCGAGCCGCTGCTGCGACATCGGCAGCTGCACGCGCAATCCGGCCGGATACCCGAAGTCGTGGCCGTTGGCCCAGCGATTGACCTGCGCGCCCCAGAGCCACGACCACGGCATGCCAGTCAGCGCCAGGAACAGCAGCACCGCGCCGACGCCCGCACCGGTCACCGCATGCAGGTCACGCCAGAACAGCCGCTGGCTAGGTGCGCCACGCACGCTGATCACGCCACCGCCTCGCCCACGTGGCCACCACAGATAGGCACCGGTGAGCACCAGCACGATCGCCCAGCCGGCGGCCAGTTCGATCAGCCCACGTGCCAGCGGCCCGAACACCTCAAGACTGTGCAGCCGGCGGATGGTCCAGGCCAGCGTGCCATGCTCGGGCAGGCTGCCCAGCACGCGCGTGCGGTACGGGTCCACATATACCACCCGCCGCGCGCCGCGCGCATCCACCAGCCCGATCTCGGCACTGGCATCGGCCTGCTTCGGCGTGGTGTAGCGAAACAGGCGCCCTGGGTAACGGCGCTGGGCCGCATCCACCAGTTGCTGTGCGGATGCGCGTGCCGGCCCTACCGGCACCACCTTCAGTGCGTGATGCACGCTGCGATCGATCGCTTCCTGGTACAGGAACGCCGCGCCGGTCAGCGCCAGCCAGATGATGAAAGGCAGCACCAACAGGCCTGCATAGAAATGCCAGCGCCACACCGCGCGATAGAACCGCCAACGGCCGTCCTGAGGCGCCGCGCCGGCCGGGCCAGCGTTGAGAGGTATCTGCATCAGAAACTCCAGTCCCAGGACAGCGACAGCGCGCGGCCATCGCCCGGCGAGTAGCCGGAACTGCCGCTGTCGTACCACGCATAGACATAGCCGCGATCGGTCGCATTGCGCAGCTGCAGGCTCAGCGCAGTGCGTGCGCTCACGCTCCAGCGCGCGCCCAGATTGAGCAGGGCGTAGCCGCCGGTACGGCCCAGCGTATTGCTGCGCTCCAGGAAGTAATCGCCCTGCGCATTGCCCCACATGCTGAGCTGCACGGCCGGCGTGAGCTGCCATTCCAGCCCGGCGGTGGCCAGCCAGTGCGGCACGTTCTCGATCTCCCTGCCGCGCGTGGCAGGCGCGCTTGGATCGGGCGTGGCGATGCTGGCCTTCTGCCGTGAATACGACATCCATGCGCACCAGTGCTCGGCGGGCTGCAGGTTCAACTGCGCATCCCAGCCACGCCGCAACGTGCGTCCCACGTTGGCCACATCGCCGATGCCGGGCACGCCATTGACGCCCAGCACGGTCGCCACCTCGCCGGAGGCGCGTTGCTGCCAATACGCCAGCCGGCCATCCAGCATCGCCGACGGCGCGAACTTCAACCCCGCTTCCCAGCCGTCGTTGATCGATGGCCCGAGATTGGCGGGCTGCCGACGGTAAGCGCCGTCGCCGCTGCCGATCTGGAAGCTGCGCCCCCAGTTGGCATAGACACTGCCCTGCTCGCCCACGCGATAGCTGGCGCTGAACTTGGGCTGCGTGATGCTGCCGTAGTCATAGGTCGGCGCAGACACACCGGCCAGCACATCGTGCAGCCGGCCATCGACCCGATCGATACGGTAGCCAGGCACCAGCTGCAGACGCGCAGTCGGCTTGAGGACCGCCTGCACATAGGCGCCGTGCGTGCGTAGGTCGTAGTCCCAATCGCGCAGTTGCGCGCCGCGCACCCGCGCGGCGGTGCGATACCGCTGCTGCTGGTTGTCCTGCCATTGAGCGTCCAGACCGGCTTCCAGGCTGG
The window above is part of the Xanthomonas campestris pv. badrii genome. Proteins encoded here:
- a CDS encoding PepSY-associated TM helix domain-containing protein, producing the protein MQIPLNAGPAGAAPQDGRWRFYRAVWRWHFYAGLLVLPFIIWLALTGAAFLYQEAIDRSVHHALKVVPVGPARASAQQLVDAAQRRYPGRLFRYTTPKQADASAEIGLVDARGARRVVYVDPYRTRVLGSLPEHGTLAWTIRRLHSLEVFGPLARGLIELAAGWAIVLVLTGAYLWWPRGRGGGVISVRGAPSQRLFWRDLHAVTGAGVGAVLLFLALTGMPWSWLWGAQVNRWANGHDFGYPAGLRVQLPMSQQRLADSGDTAWSLRQARVPESVVPARAARGDHGEERSAQADGLRSDAMRATDPHPNPSPDGRGANTRAPAAEHWEHSEHAMHAGAARVAAPDHTAMGLDAALARFDALDMLQGYSVLPPRGVSGVYTASVYPADLRRQRVIHLDQYSGAVLLDMTYRDYGPLAKLLEWGINVHLGQQYGAANQLILLLACLAIVLLCVSAAVMWWKRRPAGGLGVPPLPADPRTLRGLMALLVVCGLIFPLVGVSLLLMWLFDRCWIRRARADAAA
- a CDS encoding assimilatory sulfite reductase (NADPH) flavoprotein subunit, with product MTAASSALPPSPLPDERKALLERLVDGLDAASLWWLSGYTAGLAQGQPPRALAVLPGGQPQALAQDSQRLTVLYGSQTGNARRQAEQLAADAEAAGLQVRLLRADAYPTRELASERLLYVVISTQGEGDPPDDAIGLVEFLAGRRAPKLPELKYAVLGLGDSSYADFCGIARRIDERLAELGASRVQPRGEADLDIDSVATPWRTQALKHAREQLKSGPHSATITPLRSSPAAPAWSHQHPFGAELLANQVISGRDFKGPGFRVYAQPGKRVRHLEFSLDGSGLSYEPGDALGIVHRNPPALVEPLLQAVRLDGDAAVTVGEDTLPLRDWLSSRRELTKLSRPFLAAHAERAGAHELQALLAQTQTAGLAALLADHQVIDVLRRWPADWDHASLLASLRPLTPRLYSIASSRKRVGEEVHLAVDELTYQAHGHAHLGSASGFLAALAEGDTAPVYIEPNERFRVPADTDRDILMIGPGTGVAPFRGFVQERAETGASGRNWLFFGAQHFNTDFLYQAEWQQALHRGELHALDLAFSRDHSEKVYVQHRLRERGADVYAWLQGGAHVYVCGAIGMGKDVHAALLDIVATHGALDAEAAAAYLTQLQVEGRYARDVY
- the cysN gene encoding sulfate adenylyltransferase subunit CysN; this translates as MGSEAWEQAGTGDRGPGTGEKRDADSGIALAVDFSGSRVPGPGSRQSGSIAAYLQQHESKPLLRFITCGSVDDGKSTLIGRLLYDSKRLFDDQLAALESDSRRHGTQGEGIDYALLMDGLAAEREQGITIDVAYRYFDTDRRKFIVADCPGHEQYTRNMATGASTADVAVVLVDARKGLLTQTRRHSYIVSLLGIGHVVLAVNKMDLVDYDAQVFADIAEGYRALAAQLGIADVQCIPLSALAGENLSAPSTRMPWYQGPHLLQHLESVQLASPEDAGGLRLPVQWVNRPNSQFRGYAGTIAAGQVRVGDAVVVVPSGRRSQVASVLDANGAVDGARAGQAVTLTLSDEIDISRGDIIAGIDDPPEVADQFAAHLLWMDDAALLPGRPYWLKIGARTVTASISEVKHKVDVNTQERLAAKRLELNEVGYCNLSLDEPVAFAPYARNRVLGGFILIDRQTHATVAAGTLEFALRRAGNVHWQHLDVDRSARARIKGQAPRVLWFTGLSGAGKSTVANLVDKRLHALGYHTFILDGDNVRHGLNRDLGFTDEDRVENIRRVAEVARLMADAGLIVLVSFISPFRAERQLARERFEAGEFVEVFVDVPLAVAEARDVKGLYRKARAGQIPNFTGIDSPYEPPETPEVHLHADGENVEALARQVLGYLGLER
- the cysI gene encoding assimilatory sulfite reductase (NADPH) hemoprotein subunit encodes the protein MSHSVEDIKSESRRLRGSLEQSLADAVTGALREDDQTLIKYHGSYQQDDRDIRDERRRQKLEPAYQFMIRTRTPGGVISPSQWLALDGIATRYANHSLRITTRQAFQFHGVIKRELKATMQAINATLIDTLAACGDVNRNVQVAANPLLSQAHATLYADAARVSEHLLPNTRAYYEIWLDEERVSGSGSEDEPIYGERYLPRKFKIGFAAPPLNDVDVFANDLGFIAILRDGELLGYNVSIGGGMGATHGDTETWPRVANVIGFVTREQLLEIATAVVTTQRDLGNRAVRKRARFKYTIDDHGLETIVAEIERRAGFSLQPAQHFTFDHNGDRYGWVEGEDGLWHLTLSLPAGRIADTDTAAHLSGLRAIAQLIAQVQVGEFRMTPNQNLVIAGVPASARVDIDTLVAQYALDAGNHAATALARGAMACVALPTCGLAMAEAERYLPDFSAALQPLLERHGLADTPIVLRLSGCPNGCSRPYLAEIALVGKAPGRYNLMLGGDRRGQRLNTLYRENITEAEILAALEPLLARYAAERDQAGDEGFGDFLHRSGLIALPPYPTHRHLDLELLA
- the cysD gene encoding sulfate adenylyltransferase subunit CysD; translation: MTLLPLSHLDRLEAESIHILREVAAEFLAPVMLYSVGKDSSVLLHLLLKAFAPSPPPIPLLHVDTRWKFGEMIAFRDRRAAETGVDLRVHINPDGIAQDIGPISHGAAVHTDIMKTQGLKQALEQGRFDAAIGGARRDEEKSRAKERVFSFRNARHRWDPKNQRPELWNLYNARISPGESVRVFPLSNWTELDIWLYIYRENIPVVPLYFAAPRPVVERDGAWIMVDDARLPLHPGETPQLRSVRFRTLGCYPLTGAIDSTADTLEAVIAEMLVSTSSERQGRMIDHAPGASMEQKKLEGYF
- a CDS encoding phosphoadenylyl-sulfate reductase; the protein is MTALPAASNTASALDDLETLNAQLETLRADERVAWALQHGPQEAALSSSFGAQSAVTLHLLSRQRPDIPVILIDTGYLFPETYRFADALTDRLKLNLKVYRPLVSRAWMEARHGRLWEQGMVGIDQYNNLRKVEPMRRALDELNVGTWFTGLRRSQSGGRAQTPILQKRGDRYKVSPIADWTDRDVWQYLQAHDLPYHPLWEQGYVSIGDFHTTRRWEPGMREEDTRFFGLKRECGIHEDI
- a CDS encoding efflux RND transporter periplasmic adaptor subunit is translated as MLVLPSARVCVALLLAVWLSGCSRQASAPAVAKPIPVVVQPVAVQPWNSTVQSIATVRARESVALTAAVSDVVEQVYFDSGDEVKAGQLLLRLRGNSQQAALTAAQATFEETDQLYRRQLSLVGQQLVAKSTVDTQRALRDAAQARVQQMRAEIIDREVRAPFSGVLGIRQISPGSLITSSTVIATLDDVARMYVDFQVPESQFGLVQLGNTVNGTAAAYPGARFEGEVAAIDSRIDETTRSVTVRANFPNDDRRLRPGMLLDVRLFQPARQAVVIPEIAVVQVGRESYVFRVKPDSSVERADVRLGERRDGKVEILEGLKAGERIVVDGTGKLRPGLKVADQPAPARAAPQAAR